A genomic stretch from Natronomonas gomsonensis includes:
- a CDS encoding MFS transporter, with translation MSRSERARLAGVVFVVLFTQLLVYPGVDELVAALGGDTTIDASTAFLAVQLVAFVLFSAVWGALSDRAGRRIPFIVAGALGGAAAYLALLAVVVTGIGDFRTALALRFLEGSFTIGAFSLSITMLMDLDGGHGRNMGAAGIAIGAGAALGAPIGGQLYNFGPLGPIVVSAALLLAVAVVMATVPDRAPAARGGLGRVLDGVRATPELFVPYAFGFADRFTAGFFGLVGTFYFRQTFDLDPATTGLVLACFFAPFALLQYPLGVLSDRVGRVVPIVAGSVGYGAAIVGVGLAPTIELAAAGMVLVGVLGALVAPATMALVTDMAAADERGAAMGGFNIFGSLGFLGGIIGGGTVASTYGFFAAFAVAGALEMGIVILALPVLLRVVPDPTATFGSPE, from the coding sequence GTGAGCCGTAGCGAACGCGCCCGACTGGCCGGCGTGGTGTTCGTCGTCCTCTTCACCCAGCTGTTGGTGTATCCTGGGGTCGACGAACTCGTCGCGGCGCTGGGCGGCGACACCACCATCGACGCCAGCACCGCGTTTCTCGCCGTCCAGTTGGTCGCGTTCGTGCTGTTTTCGGCGGTTTGGGGAGCGTTGTCCGACCGTGCCGGCCGGCGAATCCCGTTCATCGTCGCGGGCGCACTCGGCGGCGCCGCCGCCTATCTCGCCCTGTTGGCCGTCGTCGTCACCGGAATCGGCGATTTCCGGACTGCACTCGCGCTCCGGTTCCTCGAGGGGTCGTTCACCATCGGCGCGTTCTCGCTGTCGATAACGATGCTGATGGATTTGGACGGCGGCCACGGCCGGAACATGGGTGCGGCGGGCATCGCCATCGGCGCGGGGGCGGCGCTGGGCGCACCGATTGGCGGACAGTTGTACAATTTCGGGCCGCTCGGCCCTATCGTCGTCTCGGCGGCCCTGCTGTTGGCCGTCGCGGTCGTGATGGCGACGGTTCCTGACCGCGCGCCGGCCGCCCGCGGCGGTCTCGGTCGCGTCCTCGACGGCGTCCGGGCGACGCCCGAGTTGTTCGTCCCCTACGCCTTCGGCTTCGCCGACCGCTTCACCGCCGGCTTCTTCGGACTGGTCGGGACGTTTTACTTCCGGCAGACGTTCGACCTCGACCCGGCGACGACGGGACTCGTCCTCGCGTGTTTCTTCGCACCCTTTGCGCTCCTGCAGTACCCCCTCGGCGTGCTGTCGGACCGCGTTGGCCGCGTCGTCCCCATCGTCGCGGGGTCGGTCGGATACGGTGCCGCCATCGTCGGCGTCGGCCTCGCGCCGACCATCGAACTCGCCGCCGCCGGGATGGTGCTGGTCGGCGTCCTCGGTGCGCTGGTCGCGCCCGCGACGATGGCGCTCGTCACCGACATGGCCGCCGCCGACGAACGCGGCGCGGCGATGGGCGGGTTCAACATCTTCGGCAGCCTCGGGTTCCTCGGCGGTATCATCGGCGGCGGCACCGTCGCCTCGACGTACGGCTTCTTCGCGGCCTTCGCCGTCGCCGGCGCACTGGAGATGGGTATCGTCATCCTCGCGTTGCCGGTGTTGCTCCGGGTCGTGCCCGACCCGACGGCGACGTTCGGCAGTCCCGAGTGA
- a CDS encoding DUF7090 family protein, giving the protein MDYELAIENAPESIPGGTGVLLIHPSTGETDRIDTDFLKTDTDRLLVISTRTTAREVQQKLEYYGVDEKSADILDTLSVERGYSRRSSDRVHYVSSPDDLAGIVETTREFLAENEGKRRISLDSITEMAYYADEERALEAVEEILELLKEHDAVGLFHLSEEVHDDADVAAFKELFDGIVYLDEDGTVEVEF; this is encoded by the coding sequence ATGGACTACGAACTCGCCATCGAGAACGCACCGGAATCGATTCCGGGCGGCACCGGCGTCCTTCTCATCCACCCCTCAACCGGCGAGACAGACCGCATCGACACCGACTTCCTGAAAACCGACACCGACCGACTGCTCGTCATCTCGACGCGGACGACGGCCCGGGAGGTCCAACAGAAACTGGAGTACTACGGCGTCGACGAGAAGAGCGCGGACATCCTCGACACGCTGTCGGTCGAGCGGGGCTACTCCCGGCGCTCCTCGGACCGCGTCCACTACGTCTCCTCGCCGGACGACCTCGCTGGCATCGTCGAGACGACACGGGAGTTCCTCGCCGAAAACGAGGGGAAACGGCGCATCAGCCTCGACTCCATCACCGAGATGGCGTACTACGCCGACGAGGAGCGCGCCCTCGAAGCCGTCGAGGAAATTCTCGAACTCCTCAAAGAACACGATGCAGTCGGGCTGTTCCACCTCTCCGAGGAGGTCCACGACGACGCCGACGTGGCCGCGTTCAAAGAGCTGTTCGACGGCATCGTCTACCTCGACGAAGACGGCACCGTCGAAGTCGAGTTCTAA
- a CDS encoding PrsW family intramembrane metalloprotease, giving the protein MNDPVEERADDSRDLYDIASWEPRTQLDQLAILAYRGAIQTARASLVGLGLLVLVLILGGGAGALIIDNPFILGLIGLSVIPAGLLALYVYRTDITTDEPATLLAATFVLSILFAGFAAFVNTALSFIQVLPLVGFVLFYFLVVGPIEETVKLLAVRLYAYRDDRFDSVIDGAVYGAVAGLGFATIENVLYITQNIETPAMILAQSGSNFASQFFETIDAGGQITAVRGLAGPGHVIYSAFAGYYLGLAKFNPDDAGPIVVKGLLIAAFIHATYNSLVGVVPVLVSLVVPGVPVLVLFLGFVVVYDGLFLYILYRKLQRYRAAYSDVHIDADSPRELTSERTEFDPETR; this is encoded by the coding sequence ATGAACGACCCGGTCGAGGAGCGCGCGGACGACTCGCGTGACCTCTACGACATCGCGTCGTGGGAGCCGCGGACCCAACTGGACCAGCTGGCGATACTGGCCTACCGTGGCGCGATTCAGACGGCTCGGGCCTCGCTCGTCGGACTCGGCCTGCTCGTCTTGGTGCTCATCCTAGGCGGCGGCGCCGGCGCGCTCATCATCGACAACCCCTTCATCCTCGGGTTAATCGGGCTTTCGGTCATCCCGGCCGGCCTGCTCGCGCTGTACGTCTACCGCACCGACATCACGACCGACGAACCGGCGACGCTTTTGGCGGCGACGTTCGTCCTCTCGATTCTGTTCGCCGGCTTCGCCGCCTTCGTCAACACCGCTTTGAGTTTCATTCAGGTGCTCCCGCTCGTCGGGTTCGTCCTGTTTTACTTCCTCGTCGTCGGCCCCATCGAGGAGACAGTGAAACTGCTCGCAGTCCGACTGTACGCCTACAGGGACGACCGCTTCGACTCGGTCATCGACGGCGCGGTGTACGGCGCCGTCGCCGGCCTCGGCTTCGCCACCATCGAGAACGTCCTCTACATCACTCAGAACATCGAGACGCCGGCGATGATACTCGCCCAGAGTGGGAGCAACTTCGCGAGTCAGTTCTTCGAAACCATCGACGCCGGCGGACAGATTACGGCCGTTCGCGGCCTCGCCGGGCCGGGCCACGTCATCTACTCGGCGTTCGCGGGCTACTATCTCGGCCTCGCGAAGTTCAACCCCGACGACGCCGGCCCCATCGTCGTCAAGGGACTGCTCATCGCCGCGTTCATCCACGCGACGTACAACAGCCTCGTCGGCGTCGTCCCCGTCCTCGTCAGCCTCGTCGTCCCCGGCGTTCCCGTCCTCGTGTTGTTCCTCGGGTTCGTCGTCGTCTACGACGGTCTGTTCCTCTACATCCTCTATCGCAAACTCCAGCGCTACCGCGCGGCCTACTCGGACGTCCACATCGACGCCGACTCGCCGCGAGAACTCACCTCGGAACGCACCGAGTTCGACCCCGAGACGCGATGA
- a CDS encoding HpcH/HpaI aldolase family protein: protein MDDLHGTVGTWVSLADPSVAEIAAGEAFDFVVVDTEHTPLGLETVADCLRGIDADNDTAGVVRTPWNDPVRIKRLLDLGPDGLLVPMVESAAEARGAVGATRYPPEGDRGVAAARAADYGRNFESYVREDHRDVSVIVQIESETAVDNAADIAAVDGVDALFVGPADLSASLGVFAEWTDPAFLGAIETVIDAGESAGVPVGTLGTTPEQIQALGSLGFDYMVAGADFTHLVEGQKRSLEAAEDVL, encoded by the coding sequence ATGGACGACCTACACGGAACCGTCGGAACGTGGGTGTCGCTGGCCGACCCATCCGTCGCGGAAATCGCCGCGGGCGAGGCGTTCGATTTCGTCGTTGTCGACACCGAACACACGCCGCTGGGGCTGGAAACGGTCGCCGACTGCCTGCGCGGTATCGACGCCGACAACGACACCGCCGGCGTCGTCCGCACCCCTTGGAACGACCCCGTCCGCATCAAGCGACTGCTCGATTTGGGGCCCGATGGCCTGCTGGTGCCGATGGTCGAAAGCGCCGCCGAAGCACGGGGCGCCGTCGGCGCGACCCGGTATCCGCCGGAAGGCGACCGCGGCGTCGCCGCCGCCCGCGCCGCCGACTACGGCCGAAACTTCGAGTCCTACGTCCGCGAGGACCACCGCGATGTGTCGGTCATCGTCCAGATAGAGAGCGAGACGGCCGTCGACAACGCCGCCGACATCGCCGCAGTCGACGGCGTCGACGCCCTGTTCGTCGGGCCGGCGGACCTCTCGGCGTCGCTGGGCGTCTTCGCGGAGTGGACCGACCCGGCGTTTCTCGGCGCTATCGAGACGGTCATCGACGCCGGCGAGTCGGCAGGCGTCCCCGTCGGAACGCTCGGGACGACCCCCGAACAGATTCAGGCTCTGGGGTCGCTCGGCTTCGACTACATGGTGGCCGGTGCCGACTTCACGCACCTCGTCGAGGGGCAGAAGCGGTCCCTCGAGGCCGCCGAGGACGTGCTGTAG
- a CDS encoding MBL fold metallo-hydrolase has product MTLSVTVLGSGGNSPIPTPTCGCRVCERAREVGVPHTRHGNSLYVDELSAMVDAPEFVYENLERETVDDLEYIFLTHWHPDHAAGLRVVQSRSMERMFEEPDHGLIETARSDRPTLVTTRRVYERTCELYDGLRHFVEDIGFADTHFLDDDPLTVDDARIEAVPYSLSGDGDLDATAFVIERGETTAVLAVDDARHLEEGALPDDIDLAVFECGYFPETPDGTRILTEVDDAIMSEELTHEEVMARVERVGADRTVLTEIEHLYGRTYDDFCALESTDGYEGVEFAYDGLHFSV; this is encoded by the coding sequence ATGACGCTCTCGGTCACGGTGCTCGGCAGCGGGGGCAACTCCCCGATTCCGACGCCGACCTGCGGGTGTCGGGTGTGCGAACGTGCACGCGAGGTCGGCGTTCCCCACACCCGACACGGCAACTCGCTGTACGTCGATGAGCTGTCGGCGATGGTCGACGCCCCAGAATTCGTCTACGAGAACCTCGAACGCGAGACCGTCGACGACCTTGAGTACATCTTTCTCACTCACTGGCATCCCGACCACGCCGCCGGCCTCCGTGTCGTCCAGTCGCGCTCGATGGAGCGGATGTTCGAAGAGCCCGACCACGGCCTCATCGAGACGGCTCGAAGCGACCGACCGACGCTGGTGACGACCCGCCGCGTCTACGAGCGCACCTGTGAGTTGTACGACGGCCTCAGACACTTCGTCGAGGACATCGGCTTCGCCGACACTCACTTTCTCGACGACGACCCCCTGACCGTCGACGACGCCCGAATCGAGGCAGTTCCGTACTCGCTGTCGGGCGACGGTGACCTCGATGCGACCGCCTTCGTAATCGAACGCGGCGAGACGACGGCCGTACTCGCTGTCGACGACGCCCGCCATCTCGAAGAAGGGGCGCTGCCCGACGACATCGACCTCGCGGTCTTCGAGTGTGGGTACTTCCCCGAGACGCCCGACGGAACGCGGATTTTGACCGAGGTCGACGACGCCATCATGAGCGAGGAACTCACCCACGAGGAGGTCATGGCGCGAGTCGAACGAGTCGGCGCCGACCGGACGGTGCTGACCGAGATCGAACACCTCTACGGCCGCACGTACGACGACTTCTGCGCCCTCGAATCGACCGACGGCTACGAGGGCGTCGAGTTCGCCTACGACGGCCTCCATTTTAGCGTGTAA
- a CDS encoding pyridoxal-phosphate-dependent aminotransferase family protein — MTEKSEYTGEYPDKTLYLPGPTEVREDVIEAMCEPMFGHRMDRMTDLYTTIVEDTKEFLDTEQDVVILTASGTEFWEATTLNLVDDRMLVPTSGAFSERQANVAERLGKEVDRIEYEWGKAVKPDGIRAALEESDEGYDAVGVVMNETSTGVRNPIEEIGDLLGDYPDTYFVVDAISCLGGDFIDIEGHNIDAIFTSTQKAFAMPPGLAVCTVSEDAYEREVGKESASWYGGFQRTLDYYDRKGQTHSTPAIPLMLAYRKQMKHMLEEGHDARDQRHREMAEYTREWAEEHFGLFAEEGYESQTVTCVENTRGIDVAETVEAVSEEYDMAFSSGYGSIGEESFRIGHMGEHTVESIEELTDAIEDVAGL; from the coding sequence ATGACCGAAAAAAGCGAATACACGGGGGAGTATCCCGACAAGACGCTGTATCTGCCCGGCCCGACCGAAGTGCGCGAGGACGTCATCGAGGCGATGTGCGAACCGATGTTCGGCCACCGCATGGACCGGATGACGGACCTCTATACGACCATCGTCGAGGACACCAAGGAGTTCCTCGACACCGAACAGGACGTGGTAATCCTGACGGCCTCCGGGACGGAGTTCTGGGAGGCGACGACGCTCAACCTCGTCGACGACCGGATGCTCGTCCCGACGAGCGGGGCGTTCAGCGAACGGCAGGCCAACGTCGCCGAGCGACTCGGCAAGGAGGTCGACCGCATCGAGTACGAGTGGGGGAAGGCGGTCAAACCCGACGGCATCCGCGCCGCACTCGAGGAGAGCGATGAGGGCTACGACGCCGTCGGCGTCGTGATGAACGAGACGTCGACCGGCGTCCGGAACCCAATCGAGGAAATCGGCGACCTGCTGGGCGACTATCCGGACACCTACTTCGTCGTCGACGCCATCTCCTGTCTCGGCGGCGACTTCATCGACATCGAGGGCCACAACATCGACGCCATCTTCACGTCGACCCAGAAGGCCTTCGCCATGCCGCCGGGGTTGGCGGTCTGTACCGTCAGCGAGGACGCCTACGAGCGTGAGGTCGGCAAGGAGTCGGCCTCGTGGTACGGCGGCTTCCAGCGGACGCTGGATTACTACGACCGGAAGGGACAGACCCACTCGACGCCGGCGATTCCGCTCATGCTCGCCTACCGCAAGCAGATGAAACACATGCTCGAGGAGGGACACGACGCCCGCGACCAGCGACACCGCGAGATGGCCGAGTACACTCGCGAGTGGGCCGAAGAGCACTTCGGGCTGTTCGCCGAGGAGGGCTACGAGTCCCAGACGGTGACCTGCGTCGAGAACACCCGCGGCATCGACGTGGCCGAAACCGTCGAGGCCGTCTCCGAGGAGTACGACATGGCGTTCTCCAGCGGCTACGGGTCGATTGGCGAGGAGTCGTTCCGCATCGGTCACATGGGCGAACACACCGTCGAGAGCATCGAGGAGTTGACCGACGCCATCGAGGACGTCGCCGGACTGTAG
- a CDS encoding SDR family NAD(P)-dependent oxidoreductase, whose product MPNAIIVGASSGIGRALAKELSREYDLGLAARRTDRLRAVGEDIGGAHVAEIDVTQPDARERFDDLVDSLGGVDLVVVSSGIGRHNPDLGWEPERDTVDVNVRGFTAIATAAMEHFEATDGGHLVGISSVAGEIGSPTLPAYSASKAYVSRYLEGLRYRAGDEITVTDVRPGFVDTPMSPETERFWECSPETAAGQIARAISKEKSVAYVTRRWWLVSKVLGLLPDRYRAGVM is encoded by the coding sequence ATGCCGAACGCCATCATCGTCGGCGCGTCCTCCGGTATCGGACGGGCGCTGGCGAAGGAACTCTCCCGGGAGTACGACCTCGGGCTCGCGGCCCGTCGGACCGACCGCCTCCGGGCAGTCGGTGAGGACATCGGCGGCGCCCACGTCGCCGAAATCGACGTGACGCAACCCGACGCCCGCGAGCGGTTCGACGACCTCGTCGACTCCCTCGGTGGCGTCGATTTGGTCGTTGTCTCCTCGGGCATCGGCCGACACAACCCGGACCTCGGGTGGGAGCCCGAACGCGACACCGTCGACGTGAACGTCCGTGGCTTCACCGCCATCGCCACCGCCGCGATGGAGCACTTCGAGGCGACCGACGGCGGTCACCTCGTCGGTATCTCCTCGGTGGCCGGCGAAATCGGCAGTCCCACGCTTCCGGCCTACAGCGCCTCGAAGGCCTACGTCTCCCGGTATCTGGAGGGACTCCGGTATCGTGCCGGCGACGAAATCACCGTCACCGACGTTCGCCCCGGATTCGTCGACACGCCGATGTCGCCCGAAACCGAGCGCTTCTGGGAGTGTTCGCCCGAAACCGCCGCCGGCCAGATTGCCCGCGCGATCTCGAAGGAGAAGTCCGTCGCCTACGTCACCCGCCGCTGGTGGCTCGTTTCGAAGGTACTCGGTCTCCTCCCCGACCGCTATCGGGCAGGCGTGATGTAG